A region of the Thioploca ingrica genome:
TAACTCTGAATCCCCATCAATGAATTGCACATATTCAACGGTCGGATCTTTGGCCTGTAACCGTTTGAAACCCGCATTGCGCGCCCGAGAAGCGGTAAAGGGAATAGACATATCCAGTTCAACCACTTCAACTCCCAGTTCACGAGCCGCTGGGCAACTTTGATCAGTAGAACCCGAATCTACATAAACCACAATCCCTTCTGGAGGTAATTGGGCTAATATTGATTGTAGACAGCGAATGAGTCGTTCGCCTTCATTTCTGCCAATGGTGACCACACCGATTTTACTCATTTTAATCATTGCTCATTTTAAATTAGTCTGCCCTTCGACCACTTTCGTCGTTACTTCAATATGCGGCGGGGTTATTAATGCTTTTTTGACACTGCATTCATTCACGGCTCGAATTAAAGCCGGGGCATATTTCTCTGGGAAAGTCGGTGGAACGGTGATTTCAATTTGAATATTTTCGACTAACTTTTGGATCGGATTCCAATCATTTGACATCCGGACTTGAATTCCAGCGGTTGGAATATCTCGGGATTGACAAAAACGGAGCACAAAAAAGCCGGCACAAGTTGCTATACTACTTAAAAAATAAGAAAATGGATCGGGAAAAGTTGCTTCGCCACCGACTTGTTTAGCTTGGTCGGTATTGACAGTGAAGTTGTTAAAATGGGCATTGATTTTCATACCACTGCCAAATGTAACGGTGATGTCCATAGGTTGTTCCTAAAATTTTGCTTTGTAATCAATGCCTTTTATTTGTAAATTGAGGTTGTTTTCCGCTAAGCCCTTTTGGGTGATTAAGGTTTCAATATCGGCTTGATATTGCGCTAAGTTATCTTCCTCTTGGTTCAGTTGACTAATATAACGTTCGCGTAAACTGCGTTCATCTTCGGTATTGCCTAATGCTTGCAGATTATGGCGTAACCGCTCTTGATTTTTAAAAACGGCTTGGATATGACTTTCTTTGACTTTAATTTCTTGCCGAATTTGAGTGATTTGTTCAGTTAATTGAACAATTCCTTCCAAAGCGCGAAGCGTCTTTTTATCAATATATTTTTTTTCTAACCAGAGTTGTAAATTTTCCCGCGAGGTGTTAGCTAGTGCGTAGGTTGTTTGATGTTCAATACATTCCGTGACCGTAAATAATTTAGTCTTATTACTGGGAACATCGAAGCGAAAGCGATAGAAATGTTCAGTGCGTTCGACTGGTTCTGGCGTATCAATCAATTCCCATTGTTGATTGAAACGGTGTTCTAAATAGAAATCTAAGGGACGTTCAGTGTTATTATTAATCAGGTAAGTTTTATATTCCAATTCGTAGTGATAGAGATATAGAATACCGTGCATAATGCGCACTTGGTGGACATTTTGTTTATCACTTTGCGGATCGATGCTCACCAAACAGCCTAACTCGACTGAAAAAGGAATTAATTGTTCTTCATTGGGCTTGAGAAGATTGAGCATCGCTTCACCAACATAAATACCGTTGTCAAAAACCGTCATCGGTCCACTTTCTAACGTTAAACTGGTGGTATTTTTAAACAGAATTGCTGACAGTGGATTGTTTGCTCGTACTTCAGCGTTATAAATAACAACTCGTTTGCTATTAAAAGGGGCTTGGAGGATAGGAACTAAAGCGGATTGTTGTCGAAGCACCGTTACCGGATTTTCTATTTCGTAGTGAAACAGATCGCTTACCTCTACAGTACGAGTTTGAATAGGAATGGAACGTTCTGCTGCACTGAGTTTGGAGCTAGCTAGGTTACTAATGGATATCAATGAGTCGTTCGTGATACTTCCTATTATTTCCTCTTCTTCAAGAGGCAAATCAAAAGCCTCCAAAAGCAAACCCTCCTTCGCTGTGAAATCATAAACTGCTTTTTCTAGTTTAGGTGGAGCATAAGCCAACTCATTTTTGACTTTCACTACCGGACGTGGTTGATAACGAGGCGAGTACAAGTCGTGGCTGAAGGAAACCGGTAATCCCGCGACTAAAGATAAAGCGACATTTTCCCAGTCTTCATCTTGGGTATTATCAACCAGTGCCCAACCTTGAATCAAAGACGATTTATCATTCAACAATAATCGATAAGACGTTTTCCATAGCGGCGCCGCGACGATATAGCTGAGGTTGATAGTTCGTTCCCCTTCGCCTTTGGAAAAGACTGTCAGTTTTTTCAGGTCTTTTTTCTTAGTCGTCATTAAGACATTGAGTAAATGTTGTAAATCTTTTTTTAGATCTTCATCAAGTAGTTTAATTTGCTTGGCTTCTAACAGATCAAATGATTGTAAAGTAGCCCCTTCAACTAACAGAGAAATATAAATCTGCTCAACCACAGTTTCTTGCGTCTGACGTTGGATCGTTTCAATCCCGATCACAATCCCTTGAACGGTTTTCTGTCCAATATCAACCGCAATTTGTGCACCTTGAATTTGCGAGAGTAGCTCAGTCAGGGTATTCTTGTTGGGTAAGCGAATAGCGAGATCTTTTAACTGCTCTTCCAGAGATAAGGTTGATTCATAGCTAATACTGGCAATTAATCCACCCGTTAAATCCAGTACCGTTAAAGATTTGAGGACATCATTCATTTCCGTTGTGCGAAAATAGAGGTCAATAGCGGCATCACCGTGAACGACTCCTTCGCGCTCAAAGTAACCCACGCCATGTTTAAAAAGAATCACTTTTTTGATAGGTAACATGATGAAAAAACTCCATGATTATTGACAACCAAAAGCTTTATCGCGCCCGACTTCTTCAGTCACCAAAGTATCACCATCTAAATAAACTTTTTGTCCCTCTAATGATATGTCACTACTGGTTGTCACCGGTGACCCACATTTCGGCGGTAAAACCGGTAAGGGCGGTGCTGAAGGAGTCACTTTCCAAGCTTTATCATTATTATAGTTGGCTAAAATAATATAACCCTCTCGGTGCCAAGTTGCTCTCATCGCTTCATCAATGGTCATTGTTTGGTTATCAAAGATATTCAGACTGTTAGCATGTAAAAATTCGACCGTCACTTTACCACATTCTGGACTATAAATATGCGCCAATTGTTGACCATCTGGAGAGGGAATAACCGTTTGCTCAACTTGTAATGGTAAAGATTGCTCCGGACTGGGTGGTGATTGCTGACAAGCTTGATGTTCACTATCTGGGGTTTCTACAATGAGAATTTCATTGCCATTTAAAGTAATTTTATCAAAGCGCCGCGCGCCTTTTTCTAATAAAGATTCGACCACCAGATAGCCGGCTTGTTTCATATAGAAAAGTTGCTTCGGTTGGTAGTCACGCCAATCAGTAAGAGCATGTCGATCTGAACCATCTTGATTTTGTGTCCAAATTTGGTGTTGAGGAGAACTGAGATCAGTATTGTCACCCTCTCGATTTTTTTGAATAGCGATAGCTAATTTTGAACCGTCATCAGCCCATACTACTATATTTTTTCCCTGGTGGTCTTGATGCGGCGCTTCGGGTTGGTGTTCAGGTGGTGAACTTTCAGTCTTTTGCTCGGTGTTGGAAGCGGTTTGGTTAGATTTTTCTGGTTTAACTGGTTTAGGTGGTTGATGGCTACAACTCGCCAAAATAATGAATACCACAATTAATAAATACCGGTAAGTTTTCATTTGAATTATTCAATAAATTAGCTAGGAAGTTTTTAAATGAACCAAGCGCTCAATTAAGCTTCATTGATTTTATCTTCTTGACCCGTCAATAAATTATTGATATTAGAACGATGTCGCCAAATTAACAAGCTACTCATCATAAAGCTAACCAGAATATATTCAGGTATTCCAGTAAACCAAAACATATAAGCTGGGGCAAACATAGCAGCGGCAATCGAGGCTAAAGAAACATAACGAAAGATAACCAGTATAACTAACCAAGTCGCTAAAGCCGCTAAACTGACTTGCCAGTTTAATACCATTAAGATTCCCAAAGCGGTTGCAACCCCTTTTCCACCTCGAAATTCAAAGAAAATGGGGTACAAGTGACCTAAGAATACCATGAAACTAGTACCAGCCAATACCAACGGTGAGGTAGTCAGCAGTTTAGCGATAAATACCGCACTTATTCCTTTGAATACGTCTATAACGAGGGTAATAACAGCCGCTTTTTTACCGCTGTGTCGTAATACATTAGTCGCACCTGGATTACCCGAACCTTGATAGCGTGGATCCGATAATCCCAGCCACCGACAAGCAAGTAACGCCCCGGAGATAGAACCCAGTAAATAAGCACAAATAGGGAGTAATAGATTAATTAACATATAACCTCTTCAATTGTTAGTTAGCCATTATTATACTCAAATCTTGCACCTTACTAACCAGTGACATGATACTAATTCCCTTTTTCTAACTTAGAGAATTTTTCCCTTAGCCCCAATGCCATTAAGTTAAGGATTCCCCCCCTTTGAAAAAGGGGGGTGAGGGGGGATTTTAAAGAGGGGAGTTATGGCTTAACTTAACCTGAGTTAATAACGGATATCAGTTAAAATAATTGTTCCGGTACAACACTATTAGATCTTCTTGGTGGCGTGACGCGAGTAGAACTACTATTAGTTGAATCCGAACTGGAAGTGGCTGTACTTCTACGAATAATTTTTCTTTTACTCGCCCGCGATTTACTGCTACTTATCGTAGTACTCGATCGAGTTGATTTCTTTTTCTTAACTTGAGTCTCTTCCACCTCACCCGTAGTTGAATCGGGTTCTTCAATGGGCGTTTCTCTCACCAAATTACCCCGATCACGATCAAGTGGAAACGCTTGTTCATTCTGCCCACGCAAATAGTCTTGCATAAAACTTATCCACATCGGTAAAGCCGTTCGACCGCCGGTTTCAGCCGCGCCTAATGAACGGGGTTGATCAAAACCAACCCAAACGGTAGTCACTAAATCTGGGGAATAACCCGAAAACCAAGCATCACGTAAGTCATTCGTGGTACCAGTTTTACCGGCAATGTCATTCCTTTTAAATACTTGGTATGCCCGCCGAGCAGTGCCCATACGGATAACATCTTTAAGCATAGAAGTCATAATCTGAGCATTGCGATAACTAATCACTTGAGGTGCATAACGTGGTGCTGGTGCACAATCAGATTGGGAAATGACTAAACCACTGATAGTTTCTTCATGAGAAGCTAAAATTTCCGCCGGACATTGATGACAAACTCTGAGTGGGTTAGCTGAGAAAATAATCTTGCCGGTAGCGTCCTCAATCCGCTCAATAAAATAAGGTTGGATTCGATAACCACCATTAGCGAAAGTGGTAAAGCCTCTGGCTAATTCTAAAGGAGTGACATTACTGGTTCCCAAAGCAATAGTCAAGTTTTTAGGAATATTTTCCCGTTGAAAACCAAAGCGAATAATATGATCAATAGCGGTACTAACACCTATCTTTTGCAACACTTTAACGGCAGAAACATTATAGGAAGAAGCTAAGGCTTTCCTAAACGTCGTTGGACCATAATATCTACGCCCATAATTGAGAGGACGCCATTGCTTTCTACCCACTCGAAATGAGATAGGAGAATCGTTGACAATACTTGAATCCGAATAACCTTTGGCAATGGCGGCTGAATAAATAAAAGGCTTAAAAGTAGAACCAGGTTGTCTAGCCGCTTGAGTGACTCGATTAAATTTACTTTGCTTATAGTCAAAGCCACCCACTAAAGCTACAATAGCACCGCTATTAGGTTCAAGTGCCACTAATGCTCCTTCTACTGAGGGCTTTTGAGCTAAGCGCCAACGTTGAGGTAGAGAAGCCGGTTCAGTTTGCTTAGCCGAACCGGACTGTTGATTTTTATTGAGCGAAGTTGAATTTGATTGCGTTTTTTTAGCTGAATTAGGTGGAATTTCTGGCTTTTT
Encoded here:
- a CDS encoding OsmC-like protein, giving the protein MDITVTFGSGMKINAHFNNFTVNTDQAKQVGGEATFPDPFSYFLSSIATCAGFFVLRFCQSRDIPTAGIQVRMSNDWNPIQKLVENIQIEITVPPTFPEKYAPALIRAVNECSVKKALITPPHIEVTTKVVEGQTNLK
- a CDS encoding penicillin-binding protein, 1A family, whose protein sequence is MSIRESFYKTIYITLVTGLILVLIAALISAFIQWYLIPQLPSPETLKDIRLQVPLRIYTKDEVFITEYGEQRRIPMNANKIPKSMIQAVLAAEDDRFYEHPGVDLKGILRATVMLLKTGEKTQGGSTITMQVARNFFLSPKQTYTRKLKEILLALQIEEKLTKEEIIELYLNKIFFGHRAYGVGAAAQIYYGKEVSELTLAEQALLAGLPKAPSSNNPLTNPKTALARRNYVLERMLKLGYIEPSQYEEALRTPNTAHLHELTTEIEAAHIAEMVRSDLLARFGEEATYSNGYRVYTTIDSHLQAAAQAAVRDALFLYDERHGYRGVTDHVSIPHDITPVEEFAHPVLGNYPKQGNLIPSLVLQAKGKSIVAYNRVVGQFEIDWSDMSWARRYISENRRGRYPNNARDIVKPGDIIMVRPLQVDAEKKPEIPPNSAKKTQSNSTSLNKNQQSGSAKQTEPASLPQRWRLAQKPSVEGALVALEPNSGAIVALVGGFDYKQSKFNRVTQAARQPGSTFKPFIYSAAIAKGYSDSSIVNDSPISFRVGRKQWRPLNYGRRYYGPTTFRKALASSYNVSAVKVLQKIGVSTAIDHIIRFGFQRENIPKNLTIALGTSNVTPLELARGFTTFANGGYRIQPYFIERIEDATGKIIFSANPLRVCHQCPAEILASHEETISGLVISQSDCAPAPRYAPQVISYRNAQIMTSMLKDVIRMGTARRAYQVFKRNDIAGKTGTTNDLRDAWFSGYSPDLVTTVWVGFDQPRSLGAAETGGRTALPMWISFMQDYLRGQNEQAFPLDRDRGNLVRETPIEEPDSTTGEVEETQVKKKKSTRSSTTISSSKSRASKRKIIRRSTATSSSDSTNSSSTRVTPPRRSNSVVPEQLF